CCGCGCCGCAGATTCGGCTTTATACCACGCCAAGAAATACAACCGGGGTCAGTTTACCCTTGCCAAGGGCGTCACAGGAAAGTTAAATCCGCTCAAGGCCAAGGAAACGGCATAAGTTTTTTTGGGGAAACAAAGCCCCAAAGCCGGGGTTATATCCATAAACAAGTTCAGGAGAACGCCGATGCCCCGCAAAGTCAAGTTGATTCTCAATCCCATGGCAGACATGGGCCGCGCCTGGAAGACCGCCAACGACCTGCGCCCCATTGCGCAGGAATTCAAGGGCGAACTCACCTGGAGCGGGACGGTCTATCCCACACACGCCATCGAATTGGCAAAACAAGCCGCAGAGGAAGGGTGCGACATGGTCATCGCCATGGGCGGGGATGGTACGGTGCATGAGGTGACGAATGGCCTGATGCAGGTCCCAGTGGAGAAACGACCCGTGATGGGCGTCGTCCCCATCGGCTCAGGCAACGACTTTGCCTATTCCATCGGCATCACACAAAAAGCCGACCATGCGCTTGCGCATGCCCTCAAAGCGGAAGTCGTCAAACCCGTGGACATTGGCTTGATGACCGACGAGCACGGACGCAGGGAATATTTCGACAACACGCTCGGCATCGGTTTCGACGCGGTCGTGACCATCCGCTCGCATAAACTGCCCGTCGTCAAAGGCTTTCTGATGTACCTCACGGCAGTCATCCAGACCATCCTCCTCAACCACAACCCGGCGCGCATGCATGTCGAAGCAGACAGCGGGAACTGGGACGACGAACTGCTCATGCTCACGCTGTGCAACGGTCCGCGCGAAGGCGGCGGCTTCATGCTCTCTCCCGATTCAAAGAACGACGACGGCAAAATGGAAAGCGTTGCCGTCACCAGGGTTTCGCGTGCCATGATGTTCCGCCTCGTGCCCGAGTTCATGAGCGGAACGCACATGCGCTTCAAACAGATTCGCATGGGCGAATTCAAAAAAATGTCCATCACCTCGAGCCTGCCGCTCTACATCCATGCCGACGGGGAGATCTTCACCAGTTTCGGAAGCAACCTCAAAAAGGCAAGTTTCGAAATATTGCCCCAAGCCCTGAGAGTGGTTCACGGTTAAATAAAAAACATAATCAACCCCGAATTTAATTTGGGACGCGGACGAGCGCAGATTTACGCGGAAAAGGTATTAAAAATCCGCGTATTCAGCGATTATCAGCGTCCCATTTGTTCTTTATAAACGAACTCACCCACGAAACCTTAATTTCGGGGTGGGTTTTGTGAGTGGCTATCCAAACAAGCGCGCTGATGCCATGAAAAAGATCGAGATCATGATGAAGTATGCATTTAATCTGCCAACCAGCGCCTGGCGCTTCTGAAGCGCCTGCAATGCGGACATTTGCTCTGGGGTGGGTTTTCCCTGGATCTGCGCCCCCAAAGCCGCCAACGCCTTATTCGTATTACCCACCATCACACCAAAGATGAAAGCCAGTATGCCGGCTGTCGCGCCGGTCCCGAACCCAATGCCTGTCGGCGTCCGCATCCAGGCGGATTGGAACCAGCTTGAATCAATTCCATAAAGAACCGACCCCGCAAGGACCGTAGTCAGGCCCACGATCATCATGAATGGGGTAAAACTCGTCCTGCCCATTAAATGCCCGGCAAACTGCTTGCCTGAATCGCCCGTCGCGCCGATGGTCGGGACGATGAAAAAATACATCGCGACCGCCCCGCCCGCCCAAAGAATGCCGGATATGATATGAAGAACCCGCAGTATCGAAAACAATAAAGTCATGGTATATCTCCTTTGCCAGTAAAAACCCTGAAATGCAAATTCGCTACGCAGGATGTTAGAATCCAGCCATGCCCACCCTCGAGCAAAGTCTTCAAAGAGCTGATATCGGACATCTACGCATCATCGCTGAACTATGGAGATTGGAATTGGAATCCGCCGGCGTTGATTCGGCACTTGAAGAACTCTGCGCCTCTTTGCTGGACCTTGAAACTGTCTCCGAAACCCTGGAGGTTCTCCCCGCCGACGCCCGCTCCGCGCTGAACGAACTCGCCGCCGCAGATGGAAAAATCGAATGGACGATCTTCACACGCAAATACGGCGAGATCCGCGAGATGGGTTCAGGCAAACGCGACCGCGAACGTCCGCACCTTAAGCCTGTTTCCATCGCAGAAGTTTTGTATTATCGCGGCTTGATCTCCAAAGCATTCTTCGATACCGAAAAGGGCGCGCAGGAATTCGCCTACATCCCCGAGGATTTGCTCGAGATCAT
This portion of the Anaerolineales bacterium genome encodes:
- a CDS encoding diacylglycerol kinase family lipid kinase encodes the protein MPRKVKLILNPMADMGRAWKTANDLRPIAQEFKGELTWSGTVYPTHAIELAKQAAEEGCDMVIAMGGDGTVHEVTNGLMQVPVEKRPVMGVVPIGSGNDFAYSIGITQKADHALAHALKAEVVKPVDIGLMTDEHGRREYFDNTLGIGFDAVVTIRSHKLPVVKGFLMYLTAVIQTILLNHNPARMHVEADSGNWDDELLMLTLCNGPREGGGFMLSPDSKNDDGKMESVAVTRVSRAMMFRLVPEFMSGTHMRFKQIRMGEFKKMSITSSLPLYIHADGEIFTSFGSNLKKASFEILPQALRVVHG
- a CDS encoding DUF1772 domain-containing protein, which translates into the protein MTLLFSILRVLHIISGILWAGGAVAMYFFIVPTIGATGDSGKQFAGHLMGRTSFTPFMMIVGLTTVLAGSVLYGIDSSWFQSAWMRTPTGIGFGTGATAGILAFIFGVMVGNTNKALAALGAQIQGKPTPEQMSALQALQKRQALVGRLNAYFIMISIFFMASARLFG